TGCCGCTTCGATTACAGCCCCTGCGTTTTCGCACGAATTGTGATCGGCGATGCCTATAATGTCCAGTCTGGCCGCCTTTGCCGCCTCAATGATAAGCGGCGGTATCATCTCCAGCTCACCGCACGGCGAGAGCAGAGTATGTATATGCAGATCGGCCTGATATGCCTTTATGCGTTTCGAGTTATGAGTTATTTGTTGTGCACTGCGCACATCAGCAGCTCCGTATGCCCATCTCGTTGAGCTTGCCTACCAGTTCGTAGAGCGACATATCGGTAGTATATAAAGAAACGTTTTCCACTTTTGCTTTTGTGATTGTGCTGGGTTCAGGCTCGACTCCTCCGGCAATCACCACACCCGCCAGGTTCAGCATTACTGCGACACCGATGACATTGATATGCTTCTGATTTGTGACCCATATCGCGCCGTTTTTCGCCTTTGCGAGGACATCACTGAGCAGGTCGGAAGCGTAACCGGAGGTCACCTCCACATTTGCACTGGCTTCATTTCTCGGTATCAGGTTTAGTTTTTGCGCTATGTTCTCCAATAGCATTCTCTATCTCCGCCTTCTTCTCTACATGCCCCATCGCCGGAGGGGCTTTTTCAGCCAGTTCCATCATCTCTCCCGCAAGCTGTGCCACCCGTTCTCTGAGCTTGAACACGCAGTCCATTTCGTTTGCCAGACCCCTGACCACATCTTCGGCGAGTGCACGACAGTTCGGAGCGCCGCAGCTTCCGCAGTCCAACCCCGGCAAATCTTCGACAATTCTCTCCATCTGCTCCATCTTGCGGATCGCCACAGCCATGTCATCATCGAGCTTCAATGTCGGCCTCGGCTCTATGGGTCTATCGTGACGGAACCAGTCTTCATTATCGAGAGCCTCACAGGCCATTTCGTCACAAAGAACACCGTCGAGCCTGCCCGCATTATCGGTCGCAAGTATCCGCACCCGCCGCCGGGTAATAAATGAGTTCTCTACAGTTAGCACGCCTCCGACACATCCGCCCACACAGGCCTGAGCCTCGATGTAGTCGATGTCGGAAAGTTTGCCTCGTTCGACATCTTCCAAAATTTGGATCACACTGTGTATTCCATCCACCGCAATCTGCCGTGAGCCGCCTATTGACTGATTTTCGCCGCCCGAGCGCGCCCATCCAAGTCCAAGCCCGCTTCCCGGCTTAAGATCAGCAACAATCTGATCCAATTCTTCTTGGTTATGGTTGAGTTTTTCTCGAATGAGCGGATATACTTCAGCAATTGGGATCGCGCCGGATATGGTGTTATCCTCGGTCCCTGCAGGTTCGTTGACGGCACTGACCTTGCCGGGACATGGGCTGATAAACCAAACACCCACATCCTTGGGATCAAGTCCCATCTTCTCGGTAACATGATTTCGAGCAATATTGGCTGCTGCACGCATGGGTGAAAGCACAGGCAGTATATGCTCGACCAGGTTCGGAAATCTCACCTGGATCAGCCTGACGACCGCCGGGCACGCGGAAGATATGAAAGGTCTGATTTCACTGGGTGCACTGATTGCCTCGCGAATTTTCTTACCCACAAGGTCTGCTGCAAACGCCACGTCCACAACATCATCGAACCCAATCGCAAGCAGAGCCGCCATTACATGACGCGGATCGATGCCTTCGCGAAACTGCCCATATATTGCCGGAGCAGGCAGCGCAACGTTGTATTTATATGCCTTGAGGTTTTCCAGGGTGTCTGCCACAACAATTTTCGCCTGGTTAGGACAGATTCGCACGCATTCACCGCAGTCTATGCAGCGCTCCTCAATGATGTGAGCTTTGCCGTCGCGCACGCGGATAGCCTCGGTCGGGCATCGCTTGATGCAGTTCACACATCCTTTGCACTTGTCCTCCATCAGGTGGACGGAGTGGAAATACTGCTGATTTTTGACCTTAAGCATTTTCAAATACCATGCGGACCGTAGTTCCTATGCCTCTGCGAGATTTGATCTCCATCTGTGAGGCACAATTCTTCATATTCGGCAGCCCCATACCAGCACCGAAACCCATCTCTCTGACATAGTCCGGTGCAGTCGAGTAACCCGGAGTCATGGCCATTTCTATGTCTTCGATGCCCGGACCTTCATCCTCCACGACGATAATTACCTGATTTATGTCCGCATCCAGAGTCACGAACCCGTGATGAGCATGTATCACAACGTTCATCTCGGCTTCATAGCAGGCGACCGCAACTCTACGGACGACAGTGGAATCCGAGCCTATCTGTTGGAGGATTTTCTTTACCTTGCTTGAAGCATCCCCCGCCTTATTAAAATCGCCTCCCTGCACCTCAAATACAAAGTGCAATGAGGTTGTACTGTCAATAGCGTTATGATCCATAGGCGTTTTGGTTTGATGGTGAGATCGTTTGATAATCAAGTGCTGTGTATGCACAATCAAACTATCAAACCTTCAGACCCTCAGACTCTCAAACCTTTATACTATCCGACTCTTGACGTTCCTTGCAGCCTGCAAGCCCTGCCTTATACAGTCTTCCGCAGCTTTCATATAAAGGATGCGGCGAAAGAATGAGGACAAGCCCCAGAGCCTGAGCCATGCGGACTGCATGTTCATCCGGCCTTTTGTCCCTGACAAAAACAATGCCCTTAAGGTCCAGCATTTCGGCAGTCCTTACCACCTGGGCATTGGTGAGCCCCGTCAGCAGCACCGATCCCGAGCGAGTGAACGCAAGAACATCGCTCATCAGATCGCACCCGCATGCGCTGGAAACCGTCTCATGCGCTCTGTCCATGCCGCAAATAATAGACCCGTCAAGCATCTCGCAAATCTGCGAGAGCGAAAAATTGATACTACCGTCGCCCATCTATTGCCCGCACCACATTTACTATGAGGCAGAACCTCGTGATATTTTTCACAATGGGTCTCTAAAACAAAACAAGACCACATTTCAATTATATGCAACGCATACAGTGATGTCAACCAAATCTTCTTATTGTCGAGTGATATTTCACTATTGAATCTGCTGCTGTCCAATAGGTACCAATTGTTACATATTTAACGGTTTGCAATTCTGTCTTGAGCGTGTGAAGTGTTTCTAAATACGGTATATTCCCAGTCGGTCGCCACTTGCGCGTAACCGAGGCAAAAACCTGCCTGTCGCCGGGTGTTTATTTGTTAGTTCCCTTTCATTAATACCCGTTTTTGAGGACATTTTGCATTTATGCCTGAGT
The nucleotide sequence above comes from bacterium. Encoded proteins:
- a CDS encoding 4Fe-4S dicluster domain-containing protein — translated: MLKVKNQQYFHSVHLMEDKCKGCVNCIKRCPTEAIRVRDGKAHIIEERCIDCGECVRICPNQAKIVVADTLENLKAYKYNVALPAPAIYGQFREGIDPRHVMAALLAIGFDDVVDVAFAADLVGKKIREAISAPSEIRPFISSACPAVVRLIQVRFPNLVEHILPVLSPMRAAANIARNHVTEKMGLDPKDVGVWFISPCPGKVSAVNEPAGTEDNTISGAIPIAEVYPLIREKLNHNQEELDQIVADLKPGSGLGLGWARSGGENQSIGGSRQIAVDGIHSVIQILEDVERGKLSDIDYIEAQACVGGCVGGVLTVENSFITRRRVRILATDNAGRLDGVLCDEMACEALDNEDWFRHDRPIEPRPTLKLDDDMAVAIRKMEQMERIVEDLPGLDCGSCGAPNCRALAEDVVRGLANEMDCVFKLRERVAQLAGEMMELAEKAPPAMGHVEKKAEIENAIGEHSAKTKPDTEK
- a CDS encoding ATP-binding protein; its protein translation is MHFVFEVQGGDFNKAGDASSKVKKILQQIGSDSTVVRRVAVACYEAEMNVVIHAHHGFVTLDADINQVIIVVEDEGPGIEDIEMAMTPGYSTAPDYVREMGFGAGMGLPNMKNCASQMEIKSRRGIGTTVRMVFENA
- a CDS encoding serine kinase is translated as MENIAQKLNLIPRNEASANVEVTSGYASDLLSDVLAKAKNGAIWVTNQKHINVIGVAVMLNLAGVVIAGGVEPEPSTITKAKVENVSLYTTDMSLYELVGKLNEMGIRSC